In Janthinobacterium rivuli, a single genomic region encodes these proteins:
- the glmS gene encoding glutamine--fructose-6-phosphate transaminase (isomerizing) translates to MCGIVGAVAQRNITPILVEGLKRLEYRGYDSCGIALHADGRLQRSRSTSRVAELEKQIAEEGLSGFTGIAHTRWATHGAPVSFNAHPHFSPTEENARVALVHNGIIENHDELRAELTALGYVFQSQTDTEVIAHLVEHMYNGDLFETVQQAVKRLDGAYAIAVFCRDEPHRVVAARQGSPLIVGLGNGENFVASDAMALAGTTDQIIYLEEGDVVDLQLSRCWIVDVDGKPVEREVKTVHAHTGAAELGPYRHYMQKEIFEQPRAIGDTLEGVTGIMPELFGDNAYAIFKQIDRVLILACGTSSYAGMTAKYWIESIAKVPVSVEVASEYRYRDSVPHPNTLVVTISQSGETADTLAALKHARSLGMQHTLTICNVATSAMVRECALAYITRAGVEVGVASTKAFTTQLAGLFLLTLCLAQVNGRLSEEQEVAHLKAMRHLPVAIASVLALEPQIIAWSEEFARKENALFLGRGMHYPIALEGALKLKEISYIHAEAYPAGELKHGPLALVTNEMPVVTIAPNDALIEKLKSNMQEVRARGGQLYVFADVDSRISSGEGLHVIRLPEHYGDLSPILHVVALQLLAYHTALARGTDVDKPRNLAKSVTVE, encoded by the coding sequence ATGTGCGGCATCGTCGGCGCAGTAGCGCAACGTAATATCACTCCCATCCTGGTCGAAGGCTTGAAGCGCCTGGAATACCGCGGCTACGATTCCTGCGGCATCGCTCTGCATGCGGATGGCCGTTTGCAGCGTTCGCGCTCCACCTCGCGCGTGGCCGAGCTGGAAAAGCAGATCGCGGAAGAAGGCTTGAGCGGTTTTACGGGCATCGCCCATACGCGCTGGGCCACGCATGGCGCCCCTGTCTCCTTCAATGCCCACCCGCACTTTTCCCCCACGGAAGAGAACGCCCGCGTGGCGCTGGTGCATAACGGCATCATCGAAAACCACGACGAACTGCGCGCCGAACTGACTGCGCTCGGTTACGTCTTCCAGAGCCAGACGGACACGGAAGTGATCGCCCACCTGGTCGAGCACATGTATAACGGCGACCTGTTCGAGACCGTGCAGCAAGCTGTCAAACGCCTCGACGGCGCGTATGCGATTGCCGTCTTCTGCCGCGACGAGCCGCACCGCGTGGTCGCCGCGCGCCAGGGCTCGCCCCTGATCGTCGGCCTGGGCAACGGTGAAAACTTTGTCGCGTCCGACGCCATGGCCCTGGCCGGCACGACCGACCAGATCATCTACCTGGAAGAAGGCGACGTGGTCGACCTGCAATTGTCGCGCTGCTGGATCGTCGACGTCGACGGCAAGCCCGTCGAGCGCGAAGTGAAGACCGTGCACGCGCACACGGGCGCGGCCGAGCTGGGCCCGTACCGCCACTACATGCAGAAGGAAATTTTTGAGCAGCCGCGCGCCATCGGCGACACGCTCGAAGGCGTGACGGGCATCATGCCGGAACTGTTCGGCGACAACGCCTATGCCATCTTCAAGCAGATCGACCGCGTGCTGATCCTCGCCTGCGGCACCAGCTCGTATGCGGGCATGACGGCCAAGTACTGGATCGAGTCGATCGCCAAGGTGCCCGTCAGCGTGGAAGTGGCCAGCGAATACCGCTACCGCGACAGCGTGCCGCACCCGAACACCTTGGTCGTGACCATTTCGCAAAGCGGCGAAACGGCCGACACCCTGGCAGCCCTGAAACATGCGCGCAGCCTGGGCATGCAGCACACCTTGACCATCTGCAACGTGGCCACCAGCGCCATGGTGCGCGAATGCGCGCTGGCCTACATCACGCGCGCCGGCGTGGAAGTGGGCGTGGCGTCCACCAAGGCGTTCACGACGCAGCTGGCCGGCCTGTTCCTGCTGACCCTGTGCCTGGCGCAAGTCAATGGCCGCCTCTCCGAAGAACAGGAAGTGGCGCACCTGAAAGCCATGCGCCACTTGCCCGTCGCCATCGCCTCCGTGCTGGCGCTGGAACCGCAAATCATCGCCTGGTCCGAAGAATTCGCCCGCAAGGAAAACGCCCTCTTCCTGGGCCGCGGCATGCACTACCCGATCGCCCTGGAAGGCGCGTTAAAGCTGAAGGAAATCTCGTACATCCACGCCGAAGCCTATCCGGCCGGCGAACTCAAGCACGGCCCGCTGGCCCTGGTGACGAATGAAATGCCGGTCGTCACCATCGCGCCAAACGACGCCCTGATCGAAAAGCTGAAATCGAACATGCAGGAAGTGCGCGCCCGCGGCGGCCAGCTGTACGTCTTCGCCGACGTGGATTCCCGCATCAGCTCCGGCGAAGGCCTGCACGTCATCCGCCTGCCCGAGCACTACGGCGACCTGTCGCCGATCCTGCACGTGGTCGCGCTGCAATTGCTGGCCTACCACACGGCACTGGCGCGCGGCACGGATGTGGACAAGCCACGCAATCTGGCGAAGTCGGTGACGGTGGAGTAA
- a CDS encoding YfhL family 4Fe-4S dicluster ferredoxin: MALLITDECINCDICEPECPNDAIYMGAEIYEIDPNKCTECVGHFDEPQCQQVCPVSCIPFNPAWRESPEQLMAKYERLQAELPAKP; encoded by the coding sequence ATGGCATTACTGATCACCGACGAATGCATCAATTGCGACATTTGCGAGCCTGAGTGCCCGAATGACGCGATCTACATGGGCGCGGAAATCTACGAAATCGATCCCAACAAGTGCACCGAATGCGTGGGCCACTTTGACGAGCCGCAATGCCAGCAAGTGTGCCCCGTCAGCTGTATCCCCTTCAATCCCGCCTGGCGCGAAAGCCCGGAGCAATTGATGGCCAAGTACGAACGCCTGCAGGCGGAACTTCCCGCCAAGCCCTAA
- a CDS encoding chalcone isomerase family protein, with translation MQIRTSRLGRSLAAACLSAVLAQPALAVEIGGVKLDDTVQLASRELKLNGAGVRYKVIFKVYTIALYLPEKKTQLADILALPGPRRLEIVMLRDITSDELGQAFMQGLKRSSEQADRTRLLSQTMQFGAMFEMVPGLKKGDILTVDWLPEEGTLCKLNGKQVGDTVPDLAFYNALLKIWIGAHPADTVLRAHLLGDMA, from the coding sequence ATGCAAATACGCACATCCCGTTTGGGCCGCTCCCTCGCGGCCGCCTGCCTGAGCGCCGTCCTGGCACAGCCGGCGCTGGCCGTCGAGATCGGCGGCGTCAAGCTGGACGACACGGTGCAGCTGGCCAGCCGCGAATTAAAACTCAACGGCGCCGGCGTGCGCTACAAGGTCATCTTCAAGGTCTACACGATCGCGCTATACCTGCCTGAAAAGAAAACCCAGCTGGCTGACATCCTGGCCTTGCCCGGACCGCGCCGCCTGGAAATCGTCATGCTGCGCGACATCACTTCCGACGAGCTTGGGCAAGCCTTCATGCAGGGCTTGAAGCGCAGTTCCGAACAGGCCGACCGCACGCGCCTGCTGAGCCAGACGATGCAGTTCGGCGCCATGTTCGAAATGGTGCCCGGCCTGAAAAAGGGCGACATTCTCACCGTGGACTGGCTGCCGGAAGAGGGAACGTTGTGCAAGCTGAACGGCAAGCAGGTGGGCGACACGGTGCCAGACCTGGCTTTTTACAATGCGCTGCTGAAAATCTGGATCGGCGCCCATCCGGCCGACACGGTGTTGCGCGCGCATTTGCTGGGTGACATGGCCTGA
- the rsmD gene encoding 16S rRNA (guanine(966)-N(2))-methyltransferase RsmD, which produces MQKKIRKPAKVPVHHAPPPNQVRIIGGQWKRSVLPVLQALGLRPTPDRVRETVFNWINHLRDGDWSNAQVLDLFAGSGALGFEAASRGADSVTMVDTHTPVIRQLEENKTKLRADNVQLLRGDALLTAQGLAARGQRFDLIFLDPPYQQDFLAKVLPLCANLLKEGGMVYAESGLPLVFDENSELEKPEWMAPWEVIRADKAGTVYYHLLTYNKVPATA; this is translated from the coding sequence ATGCAAAAGAAGATTAGAAAACCCGCCAAAGTCCCCGTCCACCACGCACCGCCACCGAACCAGGTGCGCATCATCGGCGGCCAGTGGAAGCGCTCCGTGCTGCCTGTTTTGCAGGCACTGGGACTGCGCCCGACACCGGACCGCGTGCGCGAAACCGTATTTAACTGGATCAATCACTTGCGTGACGGCGACTGGTCCAACGCCCAGGTGCTGGACCTGTTCGCCGGCAGCGGCGCGCTCGGTTTTGAAGCGGCCAGCCGCGGCGCAGACTCCGTCACCATGGTCGACACGCACACGCCCGTGATCCGCCAGCTGGAAGAAAACAAGACGAAATTGCGCGCCGACAATGTGCAACTGCTGCGCGGCGACGCCCTGCTGACGGCGCAAGGCCTGGCAGCGCGCGGCCAGCGCTTCGACCTGATCTTCCTCGATCCGCCCTACCAGCAGGATTTCCTCGCAAAAGTGTTGCCCTTGTGCGCCAACCTGCTCAAGGAAGGCGGCATGGTGTACGCGGAATCGGGCTTGCCGCTGGTCTTTGACGAGAATAGCGAGCTGGAAAAACCGGAATGGATGGCGCCATGGGAAGTCATCCGCGCCGACAAGGCGGGCACCGTTTATTATCATTTGCTAACTTACAACAAAGTGCCGGCAACTGCCTGA
- the coaD gene encoding pantetheine-phosphate adenylyltransferase, whose protein sequence is MVVAVYPGTFDPLTRGHEDLVRRASGLFDKLIVGVADSKNKQPFFSLDERLEIANEVLGHYPNVQVESFSGLLKDFVRKHEARVIVRGLRAVSDFEYEFQMAGMNRYLLPDVETMFLTPSDQYQFISGTIVREIAALGGDVSKFVFPSVNRWLQNKIAANAASSQ, encoded by the coding sequence ATGGTTGTAGCCGTTTATCCAGGAACATTCGATCCGCTCACGCGCGGTCATGAAGATTTGGTGCGCCGCGCATCGGGTCTGTTTGACAAGCTGATCGTCGGTGTCGCCGACAGCAAGAACAAGCAACCGTTTTTCTCGCTCGACGAACGCCTGGAAATCGCCAACGAAGTACTTGGCCATTACCCGAACGTGCAAGTGGAAAGCTTTTCCGGCCTGCTCAAGGATTTCGTGCGCAAGCATGAGGCGCGGGTCATCGTGCGCGGCTTGCGCGCCGTTTCCGATTTCGAGTACGAATTCCAGATGGCGGGCATGAACCGCTACCTGCTGCCCGATGTCGAAACCATGTTCCTGACGCCATCCGACCAGTACCAGTTCATTTCGGGCACCATCGTGCGCGAAATCGCGGCGCTGGGCGGCGACGTCTCCAAGTTTGTCTTCCCCTCGGTGAACCGCTGGCTGCAAAACAAGATTGCCGCCAACGCTGCTTCATCGCAATAA
- the glmU gene encoding bifunctional UDP-N-acetylglucosamine diphosphorylase/glucosamine-1-phosphate N-acetyltransferase GlmU: MNVVILAAGMGKRMQSALPKVLHPLAGKPLLSHVIDTARGLAPSRLCVIYGHGGAAVLTLLDGYKVNHAVQIDAAEQAQQLGTGHAVQQALPLLDDSVPTLILYGDVPLTSAASLQQLVQAAGNDKLAILTVEQDDPFGLGRIVREHGAIVRIVEEKDATPEERAIKEINSGIMVAPTVQLKQWLSALSNDNAQGEYYLTDIVAQAVADGVAVTSAHPAAVWEVAGVNSKVQLAQLERIHQNNIAQALLERGVTLLDPARIDVRGELICGRDVTIDVGCVFEGRVELGDGVRVGANNVIINATVAAGAHIKPFCHIEDAIVGAASIIGPYARLRPGTVLAEDVHIGNFVEVKNSQIAAHSKANHLAYIGDATIGSKVNIGAGTITCNYDGVNKFRTVIEDDAFIGSDSQLIAPVTVGKGATLGAGTTLSKDAPAGKLTVSRARQVTIDGWTRPVKIKK; encoded by the coding sequence ATGAACGTTGTCATTCTCGCTGCCGGTATGGGCAAACGCATGCAGTCGGCACTGCCCAAGGTATTGCACCCGTTGGCGGGCAAGCCGCTGTTGTCGCACGTCATCGACACGGCGCGCGGCCTGGCGCCGTCCCGATTATGCGTGATTTACGGGCATGGGGGCGCAGCGGTGCTGACGTTGCTCGACGGCTACAAGGTGAACCATGCCGTGCAGATCGACGCCGCCGAGCAGGCGCAGCAACTGGGCACCGGTCATGCCGTGCAACAAGCGCTGCCTTTGCTCGATGACAGCGTGCCGACCCTGATCTTGTACGGCGACGTGCCGCTGACCAGCGCCGCTTCCCTGCAGCAGCTGGTGCAGGCGGCTGGCAACGACAAGCTGGCCATCCTGACCGTGGAACAGGACGATCCCTTTGGCTTGGGCCGCATCGTGCGCGAGCATGGCGCCATCGTGCGCATCGTCGAGGAAAAAGATGCCACGCCTGAAGAGCGCGCCATCAAGGAAATCAACAGCGGCATCATGGTCGCGCCTACCGTGCAGCTCAAGCAATGGCTGTCGGCCTTGTCGAATGACAATGCGCAAGGGGAATACTATCTGACCGATATCGTTGCCCAGGCCGTCGCCGACGGCGTGGCCGTCACCTCGGCCCACCCGGCCGCCGTGTGGGAAGTGGCGGGCGTCAACAGCAAAGTGCAGCTGGCCCAGCTGGAACGCATCCACCAGAACAATATCGCGCAAGCCTTGCTCGAGCGGGGCGTGACCCTGCTGGATCCTGCCCGCATCGACGTGCGCGGCGAACTCATTTGCGGCCGCGATGTCACCATCGACGTCGGCTGCGTGTTCGAAGGCCGTGTCGAACTGGGCGACGGCGTGCGCGTGGGCGCCAACAACGTGATCATCAACGCCACGGTGGCCGCTGGCGCGCACATCAAGCCCTTCTGCCATATCGAGGACGCCATCGTCGGCGCCGCCTCCATCATTGGCCCTTACGCGCGCCTGCGCCCGGGCACGGTCCTGGCGGAAGACGTGCACATCGGTAACTTCGTCGAAGTGAAAAACAGCCAGATCGCCGCGCACAGCAAGGCCAACCACCTGGCCTACATCGGCGACGCCACCATCGGCTCGAAGGTCAACATCGGCGCCGGCACGATCACTTGTAATTACGATGGCGTGAACAAGTTCCGCACGGTGATTGAAGACGATGCCTTCATTGGCAGCGACAGCCAGCTGATCGCGCCCGTCACCGTCGGCAAGGGCGCCACCCTGGGCGCCGGCACGACCTTGTCGAAAGATGCGCCGGCCGGCAAGCTGACGGTCTCGCGCGCGCGCCAGGTGACCATCGACGGCTGGACGCGTCCTGTGAAAATCAAGAAATAA
- a CDS encoding LysR family transcriptional regulator, producing MSFLTLDLNLLRVFDAVMTEQNLTRAAGHLAMTQPAVSNAIKRLRESLGDELLIRTAYGVKPTPRAEALWPSVRSALASLEAAVTPETFDVSKTHATFRMAMADATAAFWLPSLMRSIEREAPGVNVRMMPLTTREPRPMLLRGDIDLAVGFFPGVAAQLSSETGSPIRHERLYSGKYVCVMRRGHPLADKELTLDNYCAANHLLVSFSGRAHGLIDEALSQIHRERRILLTVNQFFTAGRVVANSDLITVLPRHLIASTGMTESLLYKDLPLTLPAVHLDMLWHERDARSPAHKWLRNHLESMNTPTLRTATAAGGGVAPKPHIE from the coding sequence ATGAGTTTTCTGACGCTGGATCTGAACTTGCTGCGTGTTTTCGACGCCGTCATGACGGAACAAAACCTGACGCGCGCAGCCGGCCACCTGGCGATGACGCAGCCGGCGGTATCGAACGCCATCAAACGCCTGCGCGAGAGCCTCGGTGACGAATTGCTGATCCGCACGGCGTATGGCGTGAAACCCACGCCCCGTGCCGAAGCGCTGTGGCCATCCGTGCGCTCGGCCCTGGCCAGCCTGGAAGCGGCCGTCACGCCGGAAACCTTCGACGTGTCGAAAACCCACGCCACCTTCCGCATGGCCATGGCCGATGCGACGGCCGCGTTCTGGCTGCCGTCATTGATGCGTTCGATCGAACGGGAAGCGCCCGGCGTCAACGTGCGCATGATGCCGCTGACCACGCGCGAACCGCGCCCGATGCTGCTGCGCGGCGATATCGACCTGGCCGTGGGCTTTTTTCCCGGCGTGGCGGCGCAATTGTCGAGCGAAACGGGTTCGCCCATCCGCCACGAACGCCTGTATTCCGGCAAGTATGTGTGCGTGATGCGGCGTGGCCATCCGCTGGCCGACAAGGAATTGACCCTGGATAACTACTGCGCGGCGAACCATTTATTGGTGAGTTTTTCCGGCCGCGCGCATGGCTTGATCGACGAAGCGCTGTCGCAGATTCACCGTGAACGGCGCATTTTGCTGACGGTGAACCAGTTCTTCACGGCAGGCAGAGTGGTCGCCAATTCCGACCTGATCACGGTCTTGCCGCGCCATCTGATCGCCTCGACGGGCATGACGGAGTCCCTGCTGTACAAGGATTTGCCATTGACCTTGCCAGCCGTCCACCTGGACATGCTGTGGCACGAGCGCGACGCCCGCAGCCCCGCCCACAAATGGCTGCGTAATCACCTGGAAAGCATGAACACGCCGACATTACGGACGGCGACGGCGGCCGGCGGCGGCGTGGCACCGAAACCGCATATTGAATAG
- a CDS encoding Lrp/AsnC family transcriptional regulator, whose amino-acid sequence MNNSNITLDEIDRRILNALQIDASQTNSELAQAVHVSAPTCLRRVKHLRESGVIERQVAIVAPQLVGARLTAIVEITLDVQAAERMAEFEELVAQEAAVLQCYRVSPGPDFVLMVQVADMPAYHALAHRLFAAHANVRNVKSYFSTFRSKFETRIAV is encoded by the coding sequence ATGAACAATAGCAACATTACCCTCGACGAGATCGATCGTCGCATTCTGAACGCCCTGCAAATTGATGCATCGCAAACCAACAGCGAGCTGGCGCAAGCAGTCCACGTCTCGGCGCCCACCTGTTTGCGCAGAGTCAAGCATTTACGCGAAAGCGGCGTCATCGAGCGGCAGGTGGCCATCGTCGCGCCGCAGCTGGTGGGCGCGCGCCTGACGGCCATCGTGGAAATCACGCTCGATGTGCAGGCGGCGGAACGCATGGCGGAATTCGAAGAGTTGGTGGCGCAAGAAGCGGCGGTGCTGCAATGCTACCGCGTCTCGCCCGGGCCCGACTTCGTGCTGATGGTGCAGGTGGCCGACATGCCCGCGTATCACGCGCTGGCGCACCGGCTGTTCGCCGCGCACGCGAATGTGCGCAACGTGAAAAGCTATTTTTCCACGTTCCGCAGCAAATTCGAGACGCGCATCGCCGTGTGA
- a CDS encoding DUF6279 family lipoprotein: protein MKKFNTQAPSSTPSSRFTYAVLALLLVFVAGCSGLRLAYNNGDTVLYWWLNAYVDLDRDQKGWVRDDIDKLFDWHRKTQLKDYVEILHTGQKQLQGNITQADLMADYSEIKQRTQALLLKAAPELADLARSLKPEQIAQMEKKFKSNNEDYRKKYLSGDQEKRQKLRYKKAMEQFELWFGSFSSEQEALIRKASDARPLNNEIWLDERMRRQQNVLNLVKKVHQEKLGKEATVGLITTLIKDSFERLEHSERKAFFDAYESSTAQMVMTVIKSATPAQKTHAVKRMQGWIDDFNSLATQAK from the coding sequence ATGAAAAAGTTTAACACGCAGGCCCCGTCTTCCACGCCTTCCAGCCGCTTTACTTATGCCGTGCTGGCCTTACTGCTGGTCTTCGTCGCCGGCTGCAGCGGCTTGCGCCTGGCCTACAACAATGGCGATACCGTGCTGTACTGGTGGCTGAACGCGTATGTCGACCTGGACCGCGACCAGAAGGGCTGGGTGCGCGACGATATCGACAAACTGTTCGACTGGCACCGCAAGACGCAATTGAAGGATTACGTGGAAATCCTGCACACGGGCCAGAAGCAGTTGCAAGGCAATATCACGCAGGCGGACCTGATGGCCGACTACAGCGAGATCAAGCAGCGCACCCAGGCGCTGTTGCTGAAGGCGGCGCCCGAACTGGCCGACCTGGCGCGCTCGCTCAAGCCCGAGCAGATTGCGCAGATGGAAAAGAAGTTCAAGTCGAACAATGAGGATTACCGCAAGAAATACCTGAGCGGCGATCAGGAGAAGCGCCAAAAGCTGCGCTACAAGAAAGCCATGGAGCAATTCGAACTGTGGTTCGGCAGCTTCAGCAGCGAGCAGGAAGCCCTCATCCGCAAGGCGTCCGACGCGCGTCCGCTGAACAATGAGATCTGGCTCGACGAACGCATGCGGCGCCAGCAGAATGTGTTGAACCTGGTCAAGAAAGTTCACCAGGAAAAACTCGGCAAGGAAGCGACCGTGGGCTTGATCACAACCCTGATCAAGGACAGTTTTGAGCGCCTCGAGCATTCCGAGCGCAAGGCCTTCTTCGATGCCTACGAAAGCAGCACGGCGCAGATGGTCATGACGGTGATCAAGAGCGCCACGCCGGCGCAAAAGACCCACGCCGTCAAGCGCATGCAGGGCTGGATCGACGATTTCAATTCCCTGGCCACGCAAGCCAAATAG